The Lacipirellula parvula genome window below encodes:
- a CDS encoding Rrf2 family transcriptional regulator: MKRDSRLSGVLHILLHMADRAERVTSEELSKMMATNPVVIRRIMAGLRRQGYVQSEKGHGGGWTLVCDLSKVTLRDIYSALGSPSLLAIGNRTEEPGCLVEEAVNAALQPAFNDAEEMLLNRFGEVTLSMLKADVQSRMKARGKHRGVRKDAHAT, from the coding sequence ATGAAACGAGACAGTCGTTTATCGGGCGTACTTCACATCTTGCTGCATATGGCGGATCGGGCGGAGCGTGTCACATCTGAGGAGCTTTCCAAGATGATGGCGACCAACCCAGTGGTCATTAGGCGCATCATGGCTGGGCTTCGGAGGCAGGGATATGTGCAGTCGGAAAAAGGCCATGGCGGCGGTTGGACGCTGGTTTGCGACCTGTCGAAGGTGACCTTGCGAGACATTTACAGCGCGTTAGGCAGTCCCTCACTTCTCGCCATTGGCAATCGCACCGAAGAACCTGGCTGCCTCGTCGAGGAGGCTGTAAACGCTGCGCTGCAACCAGCATTTAACGATGCAGAGGAAATGCTTCTCAATCGCTTCGGTGAAGTGACGCTCTCCATGCTGAAAGCGGACGTTCAATCGCGAATGAAGGCGCGCGGCAAACATCGTGGTGTTCGCAAGGACGCTCATGCCACCTGA
- a CDS encoding helix-turn-helix domain-containing protein, with product MNFQKLLTQLDDVDDRCAETVAAGIANEVSEWAAKHGHPELVREWTPAAQPIEVRKYLAMAIAATAEKPEPGPEPLLSPPEVAELTGSAPETVIEWIKTGFLKASNLATGQRPRYMVKPADLDDFLTSRQVPRANAFRARP from the coding sequence ATGAACTTCCAAAAGCTTTTAACCCAGCTCGACGACGTTGACGACCGGTGCGCCGAGACCGTCGCCGCCGGCATCGCCAACGAGGTCAGCGAATGGGCGGCGAAGCATGGCCACCCGGAACTTGTAAGGGAATGGACGCCAGCCGCTCAGCCGATCGAAGTACGGAAGTATCTCGCGATGGCAATCGCGGCGACGGCTGAGAAGCCAGAGCCAGGGCCGGAACCGCTGTTGTCACCGCCGGAAGTTGCTGAGCTGACTGGCTCAGCGCCAGAGACGGTCATCGAATGGATCAAAACCGGCTTCCTGAAGGCGTCGAACCTCGCAACGGGACAGCGCCCACGCTACATGGTGAAGCCGGCCGATCTCGACGACTTCCTAACCTCACGCCAAGTACCACGCGCGAACGCCTTCCGAGCACGCCCGTAG
- a CDS encoding sigma factor, producing MSDTELMFAVAAGDESAKAAIIDRHRPRVVRAAARKLDQAAAEAVADRVFTRIFQFANQFDPAKAELGAWITWLVSRLTANEVRGRAA from the coding sequence ATGTCAGACACCGAATTGATGTTCGCCGTCGCCGCTGGCGACGAATCCGCCAAGGCCGCCATCATCGATCGCCACCGGCCTCGGGTGGTTCGCGCCGCCGCTCGCAAGCTGGATCAAGCCGCCGCGGAGGCTGTCGCCGACCGGGTGTTCACCCGCATCTTTCAATTTGCCAATCAGTTCGACCCGGCGAAGGCCGAGCTTGGGGCCTGGATAACGTGGCTCGTTAGTCGGTTGACCGCGAATGAAGTGCGCGGGAGAGCGGCATGA
- a CDS encoding helix-turn-helix domain-containing protein — MDIYLGQTARKLRDSLGLTQRAAADALDISFVHLCNIEKNRAAPSQALIDKYRELWGVDLYVLAWCSMGDNEKLPQAVRKSAGELAKGWQQHVDSLIKQQRSKAHG, encoded by the coding sequence TTGGACATATATCTCGGCCAGACTGCAAGAAAACTTCGCGATTCGTTGGGGTTAACTCAACGCGCGGCGGCCGACGCTCTGGACATTTCGTTCGTCCATCTGTGCAACATCGAGAAAAATCGAGCAGCGCCGTCACAGGCCTTGATCGATAAGTACCGCGAGCTTTGGGGCGTCGATCTGTACGTTCTCGCTTGGTGCTCAATGGGCGACAACGAGAAACTGCCGCAGGCAGTGAGGAAGTCGGCGGGTGAACTGGCGAAGGGATGGCAGCAGCACGTTGACTCGCTGATTAAGCAGCAACGATCGAAGGCCCATGGTTGA
- a CDS encoding reverse transcriptase family protein, which yields MLKIRQVKHLASALSTTPAEMAAVLKSPADFYEELELRDPSRPDKPRIVVNVTGALRALQSKLYRRILLPKLSQSAHSHGGVSGRSIKTNVEPHLGSKFVFKTDIANFYPSIHFRRVYKLFVEDFECSPDVASVCTKISTYRHHLALGLICSPMLADQVLRRVDRRIGGACAGLGLVYTRYVDDVAISGPFNIETSGLPRLVEDILAKDGFKANADKHLFGSLAEDLSITSLREVRGHLDVRREYLDELERQIDDAASLARDGEFIGPYFTSEQILGRVRFVCWVNPGRRRSLISRFRTVKWKKARKVAKRRGYEVTRKTLTKLPRREEPS from the coding sequence ATGCTCAAGATACGACAGGTTAAGCATCTGGCCAGCGCGCTCAGCACGACGCCGGCTGAGATGGCTGCGGTGCTGAAATCTCCGGCCGACTTTTATGAAGAGTTAGAGCTGAGAGACCCCTCTCGGCCGGATAAACCACGCATCGTGGTGAACGTGACCGGCGCGCTTCGGGCGCTCCAATCAAAACTCTACCGCCGCATTCTTTTGCCGAAGCTATCGCAATCAGCCCATAGTCACGGTGGTGTCAGCGGCCGTAGCATCAAGACCAACGTTGAACCCCACTTGGGTTCCAAGTTCGTGTTCAAGACGGACATCGCAAACTTTTATCCGAGCATTCACTTCAGGCGGGTCTACAAGCTGTTCGTCGAAGACTTCGAGTGCTCCCCCGACGTTGCGAGCGTATGCACGAAGATTTCCACTTATCGGCACCACCTTGCGCTCGGCTTGATTTGCAGCCCCATGCTCGCAGATCAAGTGCTGAGGCGCGTCGATCGGCGGATCGGCGGTGCCTGCGCGGGTCTAGGACTTGTCTACACTCGCTACGTCGACGACGTTGCTATCTCCGGTCCATTCAACATCGAGACAAGCGGACTTCCCCGTCTAGTTGAAGACATCTTGGCGAAAGATGGGTTCAAGGCGAACGCCGACAAGCACCTGTTCGGGAGTTTGGCCGAGGACCTGTCAATCACGAGTCTCCGTGAGGTTCGGGGACATTTAGATGTTCGTCGCGAATACTTAGACGAGCTTGAACGGCAGATTGATGATGCCGCGAGCTTAGCTCGCGATGGTGAATTCATCGGTCCGTACTTCACATCGGAGCAAATTCTCGGCAGGGTTCGCTTTGTTTGCTGGGTGAATCCCGGCCGCCGCCGAAGTCTGATAAGTCGCTTCCGCACAGTGAAGTGGAAGAAGGCGAGGAAAGTCGCCAAGAGACGTGGTTACGAAGTCACCCGAAAGACGCTGACAAAACTTCCGCGAAGGGAAGAGCCAAGCTAA
- a CDS encoding tyrosine-type recombinase/integrase, whose amino-acid sequence MARLVALTIRHGNLQKSIILARITRPPSQPEVRLGIELHFSSKGDTGMKKGTKYPVEPLSRSEVERLLQACSRGATGTRNRALIGILWRSGLRVSEALALRPCDLETNSLRILHGKGDVARVVGLDTVARALLDLWLAERKALGLSAKAELFCTLRGEPVKTAYVRALMKRLAAAVGIAKRVHPHGLRHTHAFELVNEGVPMNIIGGQLGHAHVATTERYVKHLHPTAVIDVISSRV is encoded by the coding sequence ATGGCTCGGTTGGTTGCCCTCACAATTAGACACGGAAATCTCCAAAAGAGTATCATTCTTGCGCGAATCACCCGTCCGCCCTCACAACCAGAGGTTAGACTTGGAATAGAGTTACACTTCTCATCTAAAGGTGATACTGGGATGAAAAAGGGGACGAAATACCCCGTCGAGCCGCTGAGCCGCTCCGAGGTCGAGCGATTGCTCCAAGCCTGCTCCCGCGGGGCAACGGGAACCCGGAACCGGGCGTTGATCGGAATCCTCTGGCGGAGCGGCCTCCGAGTGTCAGAGGCCCTAGCCCTGCGGCCGTGCGACTTGGAGACGAACTCGCTTCGCATTCTCCACGGCAAGGGCGACGTTGCCCGCGTGGTGGGCCTCGATACAGTCGCGCGGGCGCTGCTCGACTTGTGGCTGGCGGAGCGGAAGGCGCTGGGGCTTAGCGCTAAGGCGGAGCTGTTCTGCACCCTACGCGGCGAGCCGGTGAAGACGGCCTACGTGCGTGCCCTGATGAAGCGGCTAGCCGCTGCGGTTGGGATCGCCAAGCGGGTACATCCCCACGGTCTACGTCACACGCACGCCTTTGAGCTGGTCAACGAAGGCGTCCCGATGAACATCATCGGAGGGCAGCTAGGCCACGCTCACGTTGCCACGACTGAGCGATATGTCAAGCATCTACACCCCACGGCGGTGATCGACGTGATCAGCAGCAGAGTGTGA